The Micromonospora sp. NBC_00421 DNA window CCGGTCCCGTGCGCCTCGACGGCGTCCACCTGGTCGGCGGTGAGCCGGGCGTTCGCCAGGGCGTCGGCGATGACCCGGCGCTGCGACGGGCCGTTGGGGGCGGTGAGGCCGCTGCTGGCGCCGTCCTGGTTGACCGCGGTGCCCCGGACCACTGCCAGCACCCGGTGCCCGTGGCGTTGGGCGTCGCTGAGGCGTTCGACGAGCAGCATCCCGACACCCTCGGCCCAGCCGGTGCCGTCGGCGGCGGCGGCGAACGGCTTGCACCGGCCGTCGGCGGCCAGACCCCGCTGCCGGCTGAAGTCGACGAACGTCTCCGGGGTGGCCATCACGGTCACCCCACCGGCCAACGCCAGCGTGCACTCCTCGCGGCGCAGCGACTGGATCGCCAGGTGCAGCGCGACAAGCGAGGACGAGCAGGCGGTGTCCACTGTGATCGCCGGGCCTTCGAGGCCCAGCACATAGGCGACCCGGCCGGAGAGGATGCTGCCGGTGTTGCCGTTGCCGATGAAGCCCTCCAACTCGGCGGGCACCACCGGCAGCCGGCTCGAGTATTCGTGGTACATCATCCCGGCGAACACCCCGGTACGACTGCCGCGCGCCGAGACCGGGTCGATGCCGGCCGATTCGAATGCCTCCCAGGACGCCTCCAGCACCAGCCGCTGCTGCGGGTCCATGGCGATCGCCTCGCGCGGGGAAATGCCGAAGAATGCGGGATCGAATTGCGCGGCGTCGGCCAGGAACCCGCCGGTTTTCGCGTACGTCTTGCCGGCCTTGGAATCGTCGGGGTCGTAGATTTCCTCGACGTTCCAGCCCCGGTCGTCGGGAAAGTCGGAGACCGCGTCCGTGCCGTCGAGCAGGAGCTGCCACAGCGCCGCCGGGCTGTCCACGCCGCCGGGGAAACGGCAGCTCATTCCCACGATCGCGATCGGGTCGTACTCCCGGCGCTCGGCCTGACGCAGCTGCCGGCGGGCCTCGCGCAGATCGGTGGTGGCCCGCTTCAGATACCCGAGAAGCTTCTCCTCGTTCTCCATCTACGTCTCCCGCCACTAGCCCCAGCCGGACAGACCCGGGCCAATATCGACTCACGGGTCAGCGCGGCGGCAATTGTCGAAACAGAGAGCTTCTTCAGGCATTGTTGGTTGTTCCGCGATGACCCTACGGCGGCCCGACGCACCCCTAGACCCCTTACCGCCCCCAGAGCGCCCCCTAGGCCCTGGTGGTCCGACCTCGACTGTCGACAGTGGTGCGGCGGCGGTGGGCTGGGGTTGCTCGCCGGGCACCGACCGGCGGGCGGACTAGAGTCGGAAGCGTCCTGGCCCCACCGACCCTCGGCAGCCCCGGCACGGCGCGGATCACCGCCGGTGCGGGCCTGCCGGCCCGAAGGAGCACAGTGAACAGACGCCTCCGGACCACCCTCGCCCTCGCCCTGACCGGCACGCTGCTGACCACGGTCGCGGTGTCGCCGGCGCAGGCCCACCCGGCGCAGCGCCTCCCCGACGTCATCGCCCTGCCCGACGGCTTCCAGCCCGAGGGCATCGCCACCGCCGGTCGGTACGCCTATCTCGGCTCCCGCGCCACCGGCGCGATCCAGCGGGTCGACCTGGTGACCGGTCGCGGCAGCCAGCTCAGCCCGCCGACCGGCACCCCGTCGCTCGGCCTGAAGGTCGACCGGCAGGGCCGGCTCTTCGTCGCCGGTGGCACCGCCGGGGACGCCCGGGTGGTCGACACCCGGACGGGGCGGGTCCTGGCGAGCTACCAGCTCGCCGGCGCACCCAGCTTCGTCAACGACGTCGTGCTCACCGCCGACGCCGCCTGGTTCACCGACTCGTACCAGCCGGTCCTCTACCGGGTGCCGTTCGGCCGGCACGGGGCGCCGCCCGCCGCCGACGCCGTCACGGCGGTGCCGCTGACCGGGGCCTACCAGCAGGTCGCCGATGCGATAAACGTCAACGGCATCGCGGACACCCCGGACGGCCGGGCGTTGATCGTGGTGCAGTCCAGCACCGGGAGCCTGTTCCGGGTGGACCCGGGCACCGGGGTGACCACCGTGGTGGACGTACCCGGGCACTCGTTCGTCGCGGGTGACGGGCTGCTGCGCGACGGCCGCACCCTCTACGTGGTGCAGAACCGGCTGCAGCAGGTCACCGTGGTCACGCTGAACCAGGCGGGCACCGCCGGCACCGTCACCGGGACGCTCACCGATCCGGACTTCGACGTGCCGACCACCGTCGCCAGCGCGTTCGGGCGGCTCTACCTGCCGAATGCCCGCTTCACCACGACGCCGACGCCGACCACGCCGTACACGATCGTCGCGGTCCGCCCGGCCTGACCACCACCCCGGGGGTACGCGCGGATGCCGCGGGTACCCCCGGGGCTCCTACCGCGGGGGACCGCCGCGGTGGTCGACCGCCGGGCCGGCGGTGGCCGGCCCGGCGGAACCCGGGTCGGTCAGGCCCGGGACCACTTCTGGCTGCTCACCCCGAGGCAGTCCCACAGGTGCAGTTTGCCGCCGTTGTTGGGGTTCTGGTCGCGCACGTCGACGCACCGGTTGGCGCTGAGGTTGACCAGGTCCCCGGCGCCGTTCAGGGTGAACCGCTGGGCCGGGTTGCCGTTGCAGGTGACCAGGTTGACCTCGGTGCCGTTCGCGGTGCCGGCCCAGGCCGGGTCCATGCACTTGCCCATCGCGCGGACGGTGCCGTCACCGGCGAAAGTCCAGGCCTGGGCGGCGCTGGTGTTGCAGTCCCAGATCTGGAGCTTGGCCCCGTCCACCGGGTTGGAGCTCGGGATGTCGATGCACCGGCCGCTCTGCGCGCCCCGGATCCGGGTGGTGCCGGACGGCGGGTTGCCCCCACCGGGCACGTAGCCGGAGACCCGGACGTAGTCCACGAGCATCTGTTGGGGGAACTGGGTGGAGCCGTCGGGGTAGCCGGGCCAGTTCCCGCCCACCGCCACATTGAGGATCATGAAGAACGGGTGGTCGTAGACCCAGCGGTTGCCGCCGAGCCGGGACGGGTCGACGCGGTGGTACTCGACACCGTCGAGGTACCAGACGATCAGGTTCGGCTCCCAGTCCACCCGGTAGGTGTGGAAGGTGTCGGCCAGGGGCTGGCCGATGGTACGGCTGCCGGTGATGCCGCCTCCGCCGGAGTAACCGGGGCCGTGCACGGTGCCGTAGACCGTGTTCGGCTCCCGGCCGATGTTCTCCATGATGTCGATCTCACCGGCGGCGGGCCAGCCGGCGCTGCCCATGTCGTTGCCGAGCATCCAGAACGCCGGCCAGATGCCCTGACCGCGCGGGATCTTGATGCGGGCCTCGAACCGGCCGTACGCCTGGTTGAAGGTGGCGGCGGTGAGCAGCCGGGCCGAGGTGTACTCGCACCGGCCGTAGTGGCACTGGTAGTTGGCCGGGTTCTCCTTGCGGGCGGTGATGACCAGGTTGCCCTGCCCGTCGTGGACGGCGTTGCTGGTGCTGTTGGTGTAGTACTGCCGCTCGTTGTTGCCCCAACCGCCGCCACCGATGTCGAAGCGCCATCTGTTCTGGTCGACGGGGGTGCCGGCGGAGGCGTTGAACTCGTCCTGCCAGGTGATGCCGCCGATGGCGGCCGAGGCGGGCTCGGCCTGGGCCGGCAGGACCAGCGCGGCGGCGACGGTGACGAGTGCGACCGCCGCATGGGCGAGGGATCGGGACCGTGGGGTGGGTCGGGTTCCGAACACGTGAGGCTCCTTCGGGCGACAGCGGGGACGGGTGGGCACGTCAAGGAGAGCGCTCTCCACGAAGGATGTCGATTTCCCGGAATTCTGTCAAGAATGTTGACAGTTAACCGGTCACCCTCGACCACGCCGATCGGCTACCGTGACCAGGAAGTCACTTTCGGTGATCAGGGGGGTTGCGCGAGACGGTCGCAAGGGGGCGGGCCTCCCCGAAGGGGGCGCTCAGCCCGGACCGGCCGGTTGGCCGGGTGACTGGAGGCGGGGGGCGGCTGACCGGGGGCCGGGTGCGGGCGGGACGCGGTGCGGACCGCCCGCCGGCCGGCCGGTCAGCGGTGCAGACCGCGCCAGGAGGGGTTGCTGCCACGCCAGGCGTCGGCGAGGATGAGCGCCGCCGCCCGGCTCGGGCACTGCTGCACGCGGGAGCGACCCGACGCCCCGCCGATCTGCGCCTGGACCTCCCAGGCCTCCCCGTCGGTACGGATGTACACGTCCCGCCGCCCGCGCGGGCTCGGGTCACCGTTCCACCAGTGCTCCTCGACCATCATTTGCCGACCGTATAGCAAATTGGCCCCGGAACGTGAGTCACGACTTCGTGGAGGTCCCCCACCGGACCCTCGCAGTCACCCCTGCCGGGGGGTGAGCAGGTAGTCGTCGGCCTCCGCGCTCCACGCCAAGGCGACCTCGTCGGCGGTGGCGGCGGCCTTGCAGAACTGGAGGAAACTGCGGTAGCCGAGCTTCTTCTCGCTGAACTCGGGGCGGGCCCGGCGGAGCTGGTTCTTGAGGCCGGAGAGCGCCACCGGGCCGCCGGACGCGGCCAGCTCCGCGACCACCGTCCGTAGCAGTGCGAAGGCCACCTCCTGGTCGCCGTGCTCGGGCAGCGACACCTCCGGATCGCCCTTGGCCGGCCCCTCTGCCAACTCGACGACGTTGTGCCCGGCGAGGTGGCGCAGCAGCTCGCCGAAGGTACGGAAACCGTAGTCGGACTCGCTGAAGGTGGGATCCTTGCGCAGCAGGGTGCGCTTGAGCCGGGAGGCGGTCACCTCGCCGTCGGAGCTGCCCTGGAGGCCGGCGACGGTCTGTGCGACAAGCACCGCGAGCGCGTCGGCGTCGCGGGCCGGTTCCTCCGCGGCCGGCGGGCGCTCCGGCTCCACCGGTTCCTGCTCCGCATGGTCCGCCTGCTGCGGTTCCGCGGGTCGGGCCGGACGACCACGCCGGGCGCGGACCGGCAGGACGTCGACGCCCTCCAGCCGGTCGTAGTAGAGGAACTCGTCGCAGGCGGGCGGGAGCAGCGCCGAGGTGGACTTCTCCACCCCGACCCCGATGACCCGCTTGTTGAGTTCGCGGAGCTTGTGCACCAACGGGGTGAAGTCGCTGTCCCCGGTGCAGATGACGAAGGTGGAGATGTAGCCGCGCTCGAAGGCCAGCTCCACCGCGTCGACCGCCATCTTGATGTCGGCGGCGTTCTTGCGGGACGCCCCCATCCGCTGCGGTATCTCGATCAACTCGACGTGCGAGCGGGTGAGCATCCGGCGGTCCTCGTCGAAGTACGACCAGTCGGCGTACGCCCGCCGCACCACCACCCGACCCCGCTCGGCCAGGGCGTCGGCGATCGGCCGAAAGTCGAACGCCCGGCCGCCATGGTGATCCCGCGCCCCCAGCGCCAGGTTCTCGTAGTCGAGAAAGAGCGCGATCCGATCCTCTTGATCCACCCGACCACCCTAGTCCCACCCCCTCCCCCCACCACCCCGCCACGCGCTCCCCACCCCGACGACGCCCGGTGATCAAGAGGAAAAGGTCACCCGCCGGACGGGACCTGACGCAATTCTCTTGATCGCCGGAGGTCTCCGGAGGGGGTGGGTGGGTGGGTGGGTGGGTGGGTGGGTGGGTGGGTGGGTGGGTGGGTGGGTGGGTGGGTGGGTGGGTGGGTGGGTGGGTGGGTGGGTGGGTGGGTGGGTTGGGGGGTTGGGGGGTGGGTTGGGGGGTGGGGTTGGGGGGGTGGGGGGTTAGGGGGTTCGGTCTTCTGCGAGGGCCTTGATGCCGTGCAGGACCGAGTCGATGTGGGAGCGGAGCTGGCCGAGCCGGAACTCGACCATCTGTTCCTCGTGCTCCGGGGCCTGGTCGATCACGTGACTGAGCCCGGAGCGGCCCGGACCGACCCGCACCGACTGCCGCAGCCGGGTGCCGTTCTCCTCCGGTTCCACCTCGAAGCGCCAGGTGGCCGCCGGTGAAGCGAGATCGGCCCGACCGGTGCCGTCCGGGCTGACGAACGTGCCGTCCGGGTCGGTGACGACCCACCCGAAGACCCGCTGCTGCTCCAGTTCGGTGACGTAGGAGGCGGTCCGCCAGTCGCCGATGTGCGAGTGGCTGTTGTAGCCGACGAAGCCTGCCCCCACCTTCAGGCCCTCCGTGCCGTCGAGCCACTCCACCCGCTGCAGCTCCGGGCTCAACCGGGCCGGCAGATGGATGTCGGTGACCAGTTCCCAGACCCGGGACGGAGTCGCCTCGACGTGGACCTCGCAGGTCACACCCGGCCCATCGACATAACGCAACGTCGCCACCTTCGCGCTCGGATCCGGCCCGCCGGATCACCCACAGTGCGATCGACCATAATGCATGTCGACGACGGGCGGCGGGACCACCCGAGGTGGGGGCGGTCGGACCGCCCCCACCTCACCGGTTCTGCCCCGCAGCCGGCGGGGTCGCCATCTTGTGGTTCTGACCGGGGATGCGGAAGTGGTGGAAGCTGACCGTGGCGCTCACGTCCAGGGCCTCCACCCAGTGCCACCACCCCACTGGGACGAACAGCAGTTGGCCCGGTTCCAGCACCGTTTCCAGCACCGTCGCCTCGGCGTACCGGGGGTGCCGGGTGAGGTCCGGGTGCGCCGCGTCGACCGCGCTGAACGTGCCGCCGCGCGGATAGACCAGGTGCCGCTCGTACGACGGGACCAGCCGGACGTGCTTGCGGCCGAGCACCTGGCCGAGCAGCACCGAGCTGTTGTCCACGTGCAGCGGGGTCACCGTGCCGGCCGGTCCCAACAGCAGGTGCCCGAGCCCCGACGGGTCCACGATGCCCTCCGGGGTGCGGATGTCGGCGGCGAGCGGGCGCAGCGCCCCGGACCAGTTCTCGTTGCGCGGCACCATGTAGTAGTCGTTGGTGCGGGTGCCCGAGCCGAGCAGCGCCAGGTAGTCGCGGAACGGCATGCTGGTGCGGTGCCTGTCGTACTGCCAGGCGTGGTCCGGGTTGGTGTCCCGCCCGGTCATCACCTCGACCACGGCGTCGCCACAGGCCGCCGCCAGGCCGTCCAGCGTCCAGCCGAGGGCGGGCCAGTCGGCCATCAGGCCGTCCAGCACCACAGGTCGGTTGCCGAAGTAGTACCGGGAGAAGAACTCCTCCGGCGCGAGGTCCGCACGCCGGTCCAGGGTCCGCCCCCCGTCGCTGTCGCGCAGCGTCCGGTACGTGTCGAGCACCGACTCCAGCCAGTCGTAGCGCAGCGCGAGCCGGCGGCACACCGCGAAGTACGGGTGGTCGGTCAGTTCCCGCAGTTCGGCGTCGACGGCCTCGGGGGTGCCGGACCCGGCGACGGCGGTGGCCCGTGCCTGCGCCACCGACACGCCCATGGCCAGGTTCTCGACCAGCCACTCCCGCCACGCGGGGTCGAGCCGGGGTGGGACGAGCGTGGTCATGCCACGGCCACCGGGACGGCGGTGAGCCGGGCCGGTCGCGCCGCCTCCTGGCAGGTCGGGTACGAGTTCTTCACGTGCTCGGGGAAGTGCTCGGCGGCCGGCGACGGGGTCGGTCGCGCCTCGCGGGCGTACTCCTGGCAGTTGACGTAGGAGTTCTTGACGTGGGCCGGGATGTGGTCCGGCGGCGGGGTGAGCCGCGCCTCGCGGGCGTACTCCTCGCAGTTGACGTAGGAGCCCTTGACGTGGGCGGGGAAATGGTCCGGAAGAGTGGTCATGGGCCCAGTCAACGGGCCGGGGCGTCCCGGCCACCAGGGACCGGCGTCCCGGCCGCCCGGGACGTTCCCGCAGCTCATGGGTAGACTCCCGGCCGGAAACGATCACCGGAAGGGCCCATGACCAAGAGGTACGAGCTACCGCTGCTGGTGCTGACCGCGGCGACCGGGGCGGTCGACGGCGTCAGCTACCTCGCCCTGGACCGCGTCTTCACCGGCAACATGACGGGCAACGTGCTCTTCATCGGTTTCGGGCTGGCCGGGGTGTCCGGCCTGCCGGTGCTCAACAACCTGGTGGCGCTGCTGGCGTTCATGGTCGGCGCGGTGCTCGCCGCCCGGCTGACCCGCCGTGCGTCGGGTCCCGCGACGCTGCCCGCCGCCGGCCTGGCCATCCTGGTCGGCGGCAGCGTGCTGACGCTCGTCCTGGCCGGGGTCTGGCTCGCCACCGGCCCGCCGACCCACGGGGCGATGCTGGTCACGACCGGGCTGCTCGCCCTGGTGCTCGGCGCGCAGGCCGCAGCGGTCAAGCACATCGGCATCCGGGACCTCTCCACGGTGGTGGTCACCATGACCATGGTGAACCTCTCCACCGACAGCCGGGCCGCCGGCGGCCCCGGTACGGCCTGGGCGCGACGGTTCGGGGCGATCACCGCGATGGGGTTGGGCGCCTTCGTCTCCGCGGTGCTGACGTTGCGGGTGAACGGGGCGGTGGCGCTTGTCGTGGCCGGCGTGTTGTTGACGGTCGGCACGACGCTGATCGCGGTGATCCGCCACCGGGAGGTCACCGCCGCGGCGTCGGCTGACGGCGGACCGGCCCCCACCGGTCCCTGACCCCGGCACCCACAACGCACCGGTCCGCCGACCGGCCACCAGGCGCTGACCGCCCGCCCTCGGCCCACGGCCGGCCCACCCACGCGCGCTGGCCCGCCGCTCCCACGCTCACCGGTTCGGCCCGCTGTCGGGGTTCAGGTCTGCGGGCTGAGTCCCGCCACGGCCATCCGGAACAGCCGGTTCGCCCGGGCGGCGGGGTCGGGGTGGTGCTCGGTGGCCAGGACGATGCCGACGACCAGCGTGATCAGATCCCCGACCGTGACGTCCGCCGCGATCGCGTTGTCGCGGACGGCCCGGCGCAGCAACGGCCCGGCCGCCTCCTCCAGCGCCGCCGAGCAGCTGTTCTGGTGCACCGGGTCGGCCGGAGCGCCGTCGTAGGCCAGGGCGGCTGCCAGCCCCCGGGCGGAGACGGAGT harbors:
- a CDS encoding SMP-30/gluconolactonase/LRE family protein, translated to MNRRLRTTLALALTGTLLTTVAVSPAQAHPAQRLPDVIALPDGFQPEGIATAGRYAYLGSRATGAIQRVDLVTGRGSQLSPPTGTPSLGLKVDRQGRLFVAGGTAGDARVVDTRTGRVLASYQLAGAPSFVNDVVLTADAAWFTDSYQPVLYRVPFGRHGAPPAADAVTAVPLTGAYQQVADAINVNGIADTPDGRALIVVQSSTGSLFRVDPGTGVTTVVDVPGHSFVAGDGLLRDGRTLYVVQNRLQQVTVVTLNQAGTAGTVTGTLTDPDFDVPTTVASAFGRLYLPNARFTTTPTPTTPYTIVAVRPA
- a CDS encoding family 16 glycosylhydrolase is translated as MFGTRPTPRSRSLAHAAVALVTVAAALVLPAQAEPASAAIGGITWQDEFNASAGTPVDQNRWRFDIGGGGWGNNERQYYTNSTSNAVHDGQGNLVITARKENPANYQCHYGRCEYTSARLLTAATFNQAYGRFEARIKIPRGQGIWPAFWMLGNDMGSAGWPAAGEIDIMENIGREPNTVYGTVHGPGYSGGGGITGSRTIGQPLADTFHTYRVDWEPNLIVWYLDGVEYHRVDPSRLGGNRWVYDHPFFMILNVAVGGNWPGYPDGSTQFPQQMLVDYVRVSGYVPGGGNPPSGTTRIRGAQSGRCIDIPSSNPVDGAKLQIWDCNTSAAQAWTFAGDGTVRAMGKCMDPAWAGTANGTEVNLVTCNGNPAQRFTLNGAGDLVNLSANRCVDVRDQNPNNGGKLHLWDCLGVSSQKWSRA
- a CDS encoding NYN domain-containing protein, whose amino-acid sequence is MDQEDRIALFLDYENLALGARDHHGGRAFDFRPIADALAERGRVVVRRAYADWSYFDEDRRMLTRSHVELIEIPQRMGASRKNAADIKMAVDAVELAFERGYISTFVICTGDSDFTPLVHKLRELNKRVIGVGVEKSTSALLPPACDEFLYYDRLEGVDVLPVRARRGRPARPAEPQQADHAEQEPVEPERPPAAEEPARDADALAVLVAQTVAGLQGSSDGEVTASRLKRTLLRKDPTFSESDYGFRTFGELLRHLAGHNVVELAEGPAKGDPEVSLPEHGDQEVAFALLRTVVAELAASGGPVALSGLKNQLRRARPEFSEKKLGYRSFLQFCKAAATADEVALAWSAEADDYLLTPRQG
- a CDS encoding SRPBCC family protein; this translates as MRYVDGPGVTCEVHVEATPSRVWELVTDIHLPARLSPELQRVEWLDGTEGLKVGAGFVGYNSHSHIGDWRTASYVTELEQQRVFGWVVTDPDGTFVSPDGTGRADLASPAATWRFEVEPEENGTRLRQSVRVGPGRSGLSHVIDQAPEHEEQMVEFRLGQLRSHIDSVLHGIKALAEDRTP
- a CDS encoding cupin-like domain-containing protein produces the protein MTTLVPPRLDPAWREWLVENLAMGVSVAQARATAVAGSGTPEAVDAELRELTDHPYFAVCRRLALRYDWLESVLDTYRTLRDSDGGRTLDRRADLAPEEFFSRYYFGNRPVVLDGLMADWPALGWTLDGLAAACGDAVVEVMTGRDTNPDHAWQYDRHRTSMPFRDYLALLGSGTRTNDYYMVPRNENWSGALRPLAADIRTPEGIVDPSGLGHLLLGPAGTVTPLHVDNSSVLLGQVLGRKHVRLVPSYERHLVYPRGGTFSAVDAAHPDLTRHPRYAEATVLETVLEPGQLLFVPVGWWHWVEALDVSATVSFHHFRIPGQNHKMATPPAAGQNR
- a CDS encoding YoaK family protein, with translation MTKRYELPLLVLTAATGAVDGVSYLALDRVFTGNMTGNVLFIGFGLAGVSGLPVLNNLVALLAFMVGAVLAARLTRRASGPATLPAAGLAILVGGSVLTLVLAGVWLATGPPTHGAMLVTTGLLALVLGAQAAAVKHIGIRDLSTVVVTMTMVNLSTDSRAAGGPGTAWARRFGAITAMGLGAFVSAVLTLRVNGAVALVVAGVLLTVGTTLIAVIRHREVTAAASADGGPAPTGP